The following coding sequences are from one Wenzhouxiangella sp. AB-CW3 window:
- a CDS encoding RHS repeat-associated core domain-containing protein, with protein sequence MKLVNKLMLLLTFAVLAGTAVASIEPTSGRFVQTDTDLVVQTPSGKVPWQREWRDGRWQFNRRWADLSIEYDAADGSIRRILRNNNAYEPTNSAATRFRFGKRLRIRKTDDGFRWYNRDGEWIDYDSDGRILEFGGRNQITVRFERDDQGRISDVFDHNDELIYSLDYEAGDLVAVEDRVGRRVAYHYAGGRLSGVTDVRGAIWAFEYTNDQLSTITDPLDRETTIRYTADSRVHQIERPGRGVTEYRFDYLNAQRQFYLRTTRPGNHVTEAWYDRRGELLRRDVNGDTVKRVEKDGRRRIHIDFNGHRTIHHYDEFRNRTGITWPDGSQTVVEYEHGFSRPIREIDESGVITRHHYDERGNRTRTIEAKGTPLERITETDYDEFGRPEVIRRLGDEVTEKAVTLLKYDDFGNLRKLVNPEGAETTFTHDVMGNVLTRTNALEETWTYTYDDGGLLTSQTNPEQETTVFEYDEVGNQEKVVHPDEAETEMVYDDADRLVKVIDAEGGEHIYDYDEAGNRIKETDPAGKITEYDYDNDRRLVSITDGDGNQTIFHYPEEGGQHHGDRHQPIKIEYPTFERHLEYDRRGRVIAQTDRWLGETGWKEQTSRTFHDERGHQKRTVDPAGRETEYSFDELGRMVSVTDALDQTTEYHYDNRDNLVGLTDANGSTHTFSFDRADRMRTEARPMGQTIQYGYDAAGQLTERTDPMGNRAEYEYDGAGRRIEVRHFHHDDLDTPERIVTFDHDEKGRLIGYDDGVMSGEYSYDALGRKSAETVNYPDFSKTHEKTWHANGRQASLTAPHGTTYNFSWDEADRLQSVVIPGEGVIAYSEYQWHQPTRIEFPGGTVRENTFDGLQRHTGIRVTNESEQTLMDYAYTWDETGNITEKATEHGPYRYDYDAIDRLVEAEYPTFDPEQWTYDPLGNRITDARTGEQEWEYNDNNELLDSIEHSFEYDDNGSLIAEYHPDGTLYRSHEYNAETRLSAVRDGQGELIAEYAYDPFGRRVSKTVYDPPGQNPETTWYVYSDQGLMAELDENGNQLDFYLFPPDGLWSTDPIFRRSESSYFYYQTDHLGTPQQLIDRAGNLVHSREMRAFGEVAESGMEDRLRFPGQLHSGETGLYYNYHRDYAPGLGRYVQSDPIGLGGGVNTYAYALGNSLLFRDTLGLDPCEDDCEGRECCCKDVTSGQAGAGATRCCDGEPVICMNPNLCRDGEMRSSTGCEMHTKCTRVHERRHRDFHADCKGKADGDIPNYKPGFDLPSSECDAHQQELNCLQREEIKCRGDVSCLLDVESIRANIARRAAKYGCRLE encoded by the coding sequence ATGAAACTAGTCAACAAGCTCATGCTTCTGCTGACCTTTGCAGTACTTGCAGGGACAGCCGTCGCTTCGATTGAGCCGACCTCGGGGCGTTTTGTTCAGACCGATACTGACCTTGTGGTTCAGACGCCTTCCGGGAAGGTGCCCTGGCAACGCGAATGGCGGGATGGACGTTGGCAGTTCAATCGTCGTTGGGCCGATCTCAGCATTGAGTATGATGCTGCAGATGGCTCGATTCGACGCATTCTGCGCAACAACAACGCCTATGAGCCCACCAACTCCGCTGCAACACGCTTCCGGTTCGGGAAGCGTCTCAGAATCCGGAAGACTGACGATGGATTTCGCTGGTACAACCGCGATGGTGAGTGGATCGACTACGATTCCGACGGTCGGATTCTCGAGTTCGGCGGCAGAAACCAGATCACGGTCCGCTTCGAACGTGATGATCAGGGTCGGATCTCCGATGTTTTCGATCATAACGACGAGCTAATCTACTCTCTCGATTACGAGGCAGGTGATCTGGTGGCTGTCGAAGATCGTGTGGGGCGTCGTGTTGCCTACCACTATGCGGGTGGTCGTCTATCCGGAGTTACCGATGTCAGAGGTGCTATCTGGGCTTTCGAATATACGAATGATCAACTGAGTACAATCACCGACCCCCTGGATCGAGAAACCACCATACGCTACACAGCCGATAGCCGTGTCCACCAGATTGAACGGCCAGGAAGAGGGGTAACGGAGTACCGTTTCGATTATCTCAATGCACAAAGACAGTTCTACCTGCGCACCACTCGACCGGGCAATCATGTGACTGAGGCATGGTATGACCGTCGGGGTGAACTGTTGAGGAGAGATGTCAATGGCGATACCGTGAAACGTGTAGAGAAGGATGGACGTCGGCGTATCCATATTGATTTCAACGGGCACCGCACCATTCATCATTACGACGAATTCAGGAATCGAACGGGCATCACCTGGCCCGATGGCAGTCAGACCGTTGTCGAGTACGAGCATGGCTTTTCACGGCCGATTCGTGAAATTGACGAATCCGGCGTCATCACCAGGCACCATTATGATGAGAGAGGAAATCGCACCCGAACCATCGAAGCCAAGGGTACTCCACTCGAGCGCATCACAGAAACGGATTACGATGAGTTTGGCCGTCCGGAAGTGATCCGACGACTGGGCGATGAAGTGACCGAGAAGGCCGTGACCCTGCTGAAGTATGACGACTTCGGCAACCTTAGAAAACTGGTCAATCCCGAAGGCGCAGAGACTACTTTTACCCACGATGTGATGGGGAATGTACTCACCCGGACCAATGCCCTGGAAGAAACATGGACATATACCTACGATGATGGAGGGCTGCTGACCAGCCAGACCAACCCTGAGCAGGAGACAACAGTCTTCGAGTATGACGAGGTTGGCAACCAGGAGAAAGTTGTTCACCCCGATGAAGCTGAAACCGAGATGGTCTATGACGATGCCGATCGCTTGGTCAAGGTCATCGATGCCGAAGGTGGGGAGCACATCTACGATTATGACGAGGCTGGCAACCGCATCAAGGAGACCGATCCGGCAGGCAAAATCACGGAATACGACTATGATAACGATCGGCGATTGGTCAGCATCACCGACGGTGACGGGAATCAGACGATTTTCCACTATCCGGAAGAGGGTGGCCAGCATCATGGCGATCGCCACCAGCCGATCAAGATCGAGTACCCCACGTTCGAACGGCATCTGGAATACGACCGCCGGGGCCGAGTTATTGCCCAGACCGACCGCTGGCTGGGCGAGACGGGCTGGAAGGAGCAGACCAGCCGAACCTTCCATGACGAGCGCGGACACCAGAAGCGAACGGTTGATCCGGCCGGGCGCGAGACTGAATACTCTTTTGATGAGCTGGGTCGCATGGTCTCGGTGACCGACGCGCTGGATCAGACCACCGAGTATCACTACGACAACCGTGACAACCTGGTCGGGCTCACCGACGCCAACGGCAGCACCCACACGTTCAGCTTCGACCGCGCTGACCGGATGCGAACCGAGGCGCGGCCGATGGGACAGACCATTCAGTATGGCTACGATGCGGCCGGCCAGCTCACCGAGCGCACTGACCCCATGGGCAACCGCGCGGAGTATGAATACGATGGTGCCGGGCGCCGGATCGAAGTGCGGCACTTTCACCACGACGATCTCGATACCCCCGAGCGCATCGTTACCTTCGACCACGATGAAAAAGGCCGCCTGATCGGCTACGATGACGGGGTGATGAGTGGTGAATACAGCTACGACGCCCTGGGCCGAAAGTCGGCAGAGACGGTGAACTACCCCGATTTCTCCAAAACGCATGAGAAAACCTGGCATGCCAACGGCCGCCAGGCCAGCCTGACCGCGCCCCACGGCACCACCTACAACTTCAGTTGGGATGAAGCCGACCGATTGCAGTCGGTGGTCATTCCCGGAGAGGGCGTGATCGCCTATTCCGAGTACCAGTGGCACCAGCCGACCCGGATCGAGTTTCCCGGCGGCACCGTCCGGGAAAACACCTTCGACGGCCTGCAGCGCCACACCGGCATCCGGGTCACCAACGAGTCCGAACAGACCCTGATGGACTACGCCTACACCTGGGACGAGACCGGCAATATCACCGAAAAGGCGACCGAACACGGCCCCTATCGGTACGACTACGACGCCATTGACCGACTGGTCGAGGCCGAGTATCCGACCTTCGACCCCGAGCAGTGGACCTACGACCCCCTGGGCAATCGCATCACCGATGCCCGCACCGGCGAGCAGGAATGGGAATACAACGACAACAACGAACTGCTCGACAGCATTGAGCACAGCTTCGAGTACGACGACAACGGTAGCCTGATCGCCGAATACCACCCTGACGGCACGCTCTATCGCAGCCACGAATACAACGCAGAGACTCGCCTCTCGGCTGTCAGAGACGGGCAGGGCGAGTTGATCGCCGAGTATGCCTACGACCCGTTCGGAAGGCGAGTCAGCAAGACCGTCTACGACCCGCCGGGTCAAAATCCCGAGACCACCTGGTATGTCTACTCGGATCAGGGGTTGATGGCCGAACTGGATGAAAACGGCAATCAACTGGACTTCTACCTGTTCCCGCCGGATGGGCTGTGGAGCACCGATCCGATTTTCAGACGTTCGGAATCGAGTTACTTCTACTATCAGACCGATCACCTGGGTACCCCGCAGCAGTTGATTGACAGAGCTGGCAACCTGGTGCACTCACGCGAGATGCGAGCGTTTGGGGAGGTGGCCGAGAGTGGCATGGAGGATCGGTTGCGGTTTCCGGGGCAGTTGCATAGTGGGGAGACGGGGTTGTATTACAACTACCACCGAGACTACGCTCCCGGCCTGGGCAGGTATGTGCAGAGTGATCCGATTGGGCTTGGAGGGGGAGTGAATACCTATGCTTATGCTCTTGGGAATTCGCTTCTGTTTCGTGATACATTGGGGTTGGACCCTTGCGAGGATGATTGTGAAGGGCGGGAGTGCTGCTGCAAAGATGTTACTTCTGGACAAGCAGGAGCGGGTGCGACCAGGTGTTGTGATGGGGAGCCAGTGATCTGCATGAACCCCAATCTTTGTAGAGATGGAGAAATGAGGTCCAGCACGGGCTGTGAAATGCACACAAAATGTACTCGAGTCCATGAGAGACGACATCGCGACTTCCATGCTGACTGCAAAGGCAAAGCCGATGGTGATATTCCAAACTACAAGCCAGGTTTTGATCTCCCATCTTCTGAGTGCGACGCTCATCAGCAAGAGTTAAATTGTTTGCAGCGGGAAGAGATTAAATGTAGAGGGGATGTTTCCTGTCTGTTGGATGTTGAGAGCATCAGGGCCAATATTGCCAGACGTGCGGCTAAGTATGGGTGCAGACTTGAATAA
- a CDS encoding RHS repeat domain-containing protein: MHYPDFSSTHEKTWHANGRQASLTAPHGTTYSFSWDEVDRLQSVVIPGEGVIAYSEYQWHQPTRIEFPGGTVREDSYDGLQRHTGIRVTNAADQTLMDYAYTWNETGNITEKATEHGPYQYGYDPIDRLIEAEYPTFSAEEWTYDPLGNRITDASTGEQEWQYNDNNELLSSVEYTYAYDENGSLIAEYHPDGTLYRGHEYNAETRLSAVRDGQGELMAEYTYDPFGRRVSKTVYDPPGANPETTWYFYSDQGLMAELDETGNPLDFYLFPPDGLWSTDPILRRSEGSYYYYQTDHLGTPQQLIDRSGNLVHSREMRAFGEVAQSGMEDRWRFPGQLESGETGLYYNYFRDYEPGTGRYVQSDPIGLRGGVNVFVYGHMSPTFYTDPLGLYNPERGHPDFEHPGYPWTDHEEDDFSACEYYSDVHEKVGCRYHSFAYDTCTGTGFNRSSFRSRGATPFLRACNLALNRSRVRANDRNCIRRCLVREDQKARNDPECRTGPGSCPMEEGCTLTRCIDSYHDQCFEECGMNPRCYGGNYFSYPNDDGR, from the coding sequence GTGCACTACCCCGACTTTTCCAGCACCCACGAGAAGACCTGGCATGCCAACGGCCGCCAGGCCAGCCTGACCGCGCCGCACGGCACCACCTACAGCTTCAGTTGGGATGAGGTCGACCGATTGCAGTCGGTGGTCATTCCCGGAGAGGGCGTGATCGCCTATTCCGAGTACCAGTGGCACCAGCCGACCCGGATCGAGTTTCCCGGTGGCACCGTCAGGGAAGACAGCTACGACGGCCTGCAACGCCACACCGGCATCCGGGTCACCAACGCCGCCGATCAGACCCTGATGGACTACGCCTACACCTGGAATGAGACCGGCAACATCACCGAAAAGGCGACCGAACACGGCCCCTACCAGTACGGTTATGACCCCATCGACCGCCTGATTGAAGCCGAGTACCCGACCTTCTCGGCCGAGGAGTGGACCTACGACCCGCTGGGCAACAGAATCACCGATGCAAGCACCGGTGAGCAGGAATGGCAATACAACGACAACAACGAACTGCTCTCCAGCGTCGAATACACCTACGCATACGATGAAAACGGCAGCCTGATCGCCGAATACCATCCCGACGGCACGCTCTATCGCGGCCACGAGTACAACGCCGAAACCCGCCTCTCGGCAGTCAGAGACGGGCAGGGCGAACTGATGGCCGAATACACCTACGACCCCTTCGGCAGACGAGTCAGCAAGACCGTCTACGACCCACCGGGAGCCAACCCAGAAACCACCTGGTACTTCTACTCCGACCAGGGGCTGATGGCCGAACTGGACGAGACCGGCAACCCGCTCGACTTCTACCTATTCCCACCGGATGGTCTGTGGAGCACCGATCCCATCCTCAGGCGATCCGAAGGCAGCTATTACTACTACCAGACCGACCATCTGGGTACTCCGCAGCAGTTGATCGACCGCAGCGGCAATCTCGTTCACAGCAGAGAGATGCGGGCGTTTGGGGAGGTGGCTCAGTCGGGGATGGAGGATCGGTGGAGGTTTCCGGGGCAGTTGGAGAGTGGGGAGACTGGGTTGTATTACAACTACTTCAGGGATTATGAGCCTGGCACAGGCAGGTATGTGCAGAGTGATCCGATTGGGTTAAGGGGTGGGGTTAACGTCTTTGTGTATGGGCACATGAGCCCAACCTTTTACACCGACCCGTTAGGTCTATATAATCCAGAGAGAGGGCACCCAGACTTCGAGCACCCTGGGTATCCATGGACTGATCATGAGGAAGACGATTTTTCAGCCTGTGAGTATTACAGTGATGTCCATGAGAAGGTTGGATGTAGGTATCACAGTTTCGCATATGACACTTGTACGGGCACTGGATTTAATCGAAGTAGCTTTAGATCCAGAGGGGCTACCCCCTTCCTTAGAGCGTGCAATCTAGCCCTGAACCGCAGCAGAGTTAGAGCAAATGACAGAAACTGTATTCGTCGCTGCCTAGTTCGCGAGGATCAGAAAGCACGAAACGACCCTGAGTGCAGGACTGGTCCTGGCAGTTGCCCAATGGAAGAAGGATGCACATTGACACGTTGTATTGACTCGTATCATGACCAATGCTTTGAAGAGTGTGGAATGAACCCGCGGTGCTATGGCGGTAACTATTTTTCATATCCTAACGATGATGGCAGGTAA